From Amia ocellicauda isolate fAmiCal2 chromosome 12, fAmiCal2.hap1, whole genome shotgun sequence, a single genomic window includes:
- the ednraa gene encoding endothelin receptor type Aa, with protein sequence MTVTMKSTVLRVVLMVFYTAGSGMCETDIEKHFPNMTQMENVTFSAQDLSFPHTSPSLFSPLSTIPSQNKMVNNSQMKPFIPPMCPYRSSIRECFKYINTVISCIIFVVGMVGNATLLRIIYQNKSMRNGPNALIASLALGDLIYIAIDIPINVYKLLAQQMPFNNYQMGLILCKMVPFLQKASVGITVLNLCALSVDRYRAVASWSRVQGVGIPLLTAVEIISIWVLSIILAVPEAITFDMVTYTYRNESLRSCMLRPNSTLMTYYTDAKDWWLFGFYFCMPLVCTAVFYTLMTCEMLNRRKGSLKIALSEHLKQRREVAKAVFCLVLIFALCWFPLHLSRLLKKLVYNQNDTKRCELLNFLLVLDYFSINLATVNSCINPIILYLVSKKFKNCFKSCLCCWCYSGTLISSMVPLNGTSIQYKTQEPNNHNTDRSLHKDSDN encoded by the exons ATGACTGTCACGATGAAGTCTACGGTGTTGAGAGTGGTGTTGATGGTGTTCTACACTGCAGGCAGTGGAATGTGCGAGACAGACATTGAGAAACATTTCCCAAACATGACCCAGATGGAAAATGTAACTTTTTCTGCCCAGGACCTGAGTTTCCCACATACAAGTCCATCACTGTTCAGTCCACTTTCTACAATTCCATCACAAAATAAGATGGTAAATAATTCACAGATGAAACCATTCATCCCTCCAATGTGCCCTTACAGATCCAGTATCAGGGAATGTTTCAAATATATCAACACTGTGATATCCTGCATCATTTTTGTCGTGGGCATGGTTGGAAATGCCACTCTGCTAAGGATTATCTACCAGAACAAATCCATGAGGAATGGGCCTAATGCTTTGATTGCCAGCCTGGCTCTGGGAGACCTAATCTACATTGCCATTGACATCCCCATCAATGTCTATAAG CTCCTGGCACAGCAGATGCCCTTTAACAACTATCAAATGGGACTCATCCTCTGCAAGATGGTGCCCTTCCTACAGAAAGCTTCAGTGGGAATTACAGTCCTCAACCTGTGTGCCTTGAGTGTGGACAG GTACAGAGCCGTGGCCTCATGGAGTCGAGTACAAGGAGTTGGGATTCCATTGCTGACGGCAGTAGAAATAATCTCAATATGGGTCCTGTCAATCATCTTGGCTGTGCCTGAGGCTATTACCTTTGACATGGTCACCTATACCTACAGAAACGAATCTCTGAGGTCTTGTATGCTCAGACCAAATTCCACCCTCATGACG TATTACACAGATGCTAAAGACTGGTGGCTCTTTGGGTTTTATTTCTGCATGCCTCTGGTGTGCACAGCAGTTTTCTACACTCTCATGACCTGTGAGATGCTAAACAGAAGGAAGGGGAGTCTGAAAATAGCACTTAGTGAACATCTCAAACAG AGGCGTGAAGTGGCCAAAGCTGTCTTTTGCTTAGTtcttatttttgcactttgttggTTCCCACTGCATCTAAGCAGGTTACTGAAAAAATTGGTGTACAATCAAAATGACACAAAGCGATGTGAACTACTTAA CTTCCTATTGGTCCTCGACTACTTTAGTATTAATCTGGCAACCGTGAACTCCTGTATAAACCCCATTATCCTCTATTTGGTCAGCAAGAAATTCAAAAATTGTTTCAAG TCATGTCTATGCTGCTGGTGCTATTCAGGGACTCTGATAAGTAGTATGGTGCCCTTGAATGGGACGAGCATACAGTACAAAACCCAGGAGCCCAACAACCACAACACTGACCGTAGCCTGCACAAGGACAGTGACAATTGA